CTCTTTCAAGACAGGGCGGCGGAAGCGGCCGCTTATCCAATAAGGGATCAGGTGAGAAGCAGCTTGAGCTTGACAGAAGGCGAATCGAGCACAGAATGGCTGAGCTGAGACGCGAGCTGGAAGCTGTTGAGAAGGAACGTGATACCCAGAGAGGTAAAAGAGTTAATTCCGGAATACCCAAGGTTTCTCTTGTAGGCTACACAAATGCAGGAAAGTCAACAATCATGAACAATCTTTTGCGTTTGTACGGTGGAGAAACTTCCGATGACAAGCAGGTTCTTGAAAAAGATATGCTGTTTGCCACACTAGATACATCTGTCAGAAAGATTACAGCGCCCGGCCATAGACCTTTTCTTTTAACGGACACAGTTGGTTTTATAAGCGAGCTTCCACACTCACTTGTCAAAGCCTTTCGCTCCACACTTGAAGAGGCTAAATATGCTGATATTCTGCTTCAGGTAATCGACTTTTCAGATCCGGAATACAGATTCCACATGGATGTGACACGTGATACTCTTGCAGAAATCGGTGCCGGTGATATTCCGGTCATATACGTATTCAATAAATCCGATCAGGTTCAGGATGAGCAGCGCGAAAACGGACAACTTGTCATGGAGGTTCCAAGGTCAATTGACGACAGGGCCTATATTTGTGCCAAGGATCAGGACAGCCTTGACACTCTCATATCTCTTATAGAAAGCCATCTGGGAAAGGCCGACACTCTGTGCGAAATGCTCCTGCCCTACTCAGAAGGTGGGCTTTTGAGCTTTCTTAATGAAGCAGGCAAAATAAAGAGTACCGAGTACCTTCCAGAAGGTGTCAAGGTATCTGCTCTGCTCACAAGAACAGAAATTGATAAATATGAAGAAATGATAGAAATGGATTAATCAGAACCACCGGCTTAGCCGGTGGTTTGTTCTGGCCCTATAAGGGCCTGTTGCCGGCACTGAGTCTAAAGACTCGCCGAATGGTTCGCCAGCCGCAACATCATTTTTCTACAGAGCCCCCTGGGCTCATCTTATTTGTTTTGCTTTACCGGCTCACCCGTGAACGGGTCGATATACTCTTTTAGTGTCATTTGGTCGTACTCTAAATCCTCTTTTAACTGATTCTTTATGTACTCCTCTATTTTCTTTGCATTTTTGCCTACTGTATCGACATAGTATCCTCTACACCAGAAATGCCTGTTACCGTATTTGTACTTGAGGTTCGCATGCCTTTCGAATATCATAAGCGTGCTCTTTCCCTTTAAGTACCCTACGAAACTTGATACACTCATGCTCGGTGGGATCCTTACCAGCATATGTATATGATCCGGGCAAACCTCTGCCTCTATGATCTCCACGCCTTTCCTCTTGCATAATGTACTGAGAATATTTGCAATATCCTGCTTGATCTGACCATATGCAACCTTTCTCCTGAACTTAGGTGCAAATACTATGTGGTACTTACACTCCCATTTAGTGTGTGATAAACTATTCATGTCCATTTTGGACTACCTCCTGTGCTTTACTTTGGTTGGCGAACCGTAAGTAATTCTAGCACGGGAGGTTTTCTACTGTAAGCTAAAGCAGCTGTTATCCCCCTGCATAGCAGGGGGTTTATTAAAAGATGCTACACAAAAAAAAGGCAAATGGCAGTTAATTTCAGCCATTTGCCTTTTATCATATTTAACTAGCTCGATTACCTTGCTACAGAAATACTCTCGCCCTTGGCAACACCCTTTTCAAGGGCCTCAACCTTGATCCTGTTAAGGGCAATCCTTACAGCAGGAATGCACAAAACAGCAATTGTGAGAATCGCCTCTGCTCCTATGTAAGAAGCGTTATAAGTAAGTGAATATCCAAGTGCTGATGTTCCTTCCGGAGCATATGAAGCAAAGAAGATCACACCTGATAGAACCGAGAAGAAGTATCTTCCACATATTCCTGCAAAATATCCCTTAAACATTCCGTACTTGGTGTTGTGGAAAAATCCAGAAAGTCCAAGTGAACCAAAAGCAAGGATATAATCGCACAGAAGCTGAGGAATACTGATAATATAAGGATCAGCGATCATCTGCAACAATCCGTATGCAAAAGCGGCTGATAAGCTGACTCTTGGTCCATAAAGATAACCAATAAAAGTTACAAAGAACATGCTAAATACTGTAAGTGATCCACCTGTAGGCAGTTTGAACAACTTGATGTTAGACAGAACAAAAGCAAGTGCAAGGCACAGCGCAGAAACTGTAATCTGCTTGACACTCATCTTACCCTTGCCATCAGAATTC
The sequence above is a segment of the Butyrivibrio proteoclasticus B316 genome. Coding sequences within it:
- the hflX gene encoding GTPase HflX, which translates into the protein MKNVIHQIVEDVVETRAVLVGLNTDKTDDEFERSMNELKELTKALDIIVACTTTQNLPTPDRSTYVGSGKVEEIKGAVEMFDASIVIFNGDISPMQIRNLEKILDTEVIDRTGLILQIFAKRAKTRESRLQVEYAQLQYMLPRLVGMRSSLSRQGGGSGRLSNKGSGEKQLELDRRRIEHRMAELRRELEAVEKERDTQRGKRVNSGIPKVSLVGYTNAGKSTIMNNLLRLYGGETSDDKQVLEKDMLFATLDTSVRKITAPGHRPFLLTDTVGFISELPHSLVKAFRSTLEEAKYADILLQVIDFSDPEYRFHMDVTRDTLAEIGAGDIPVIYVFNKSDQVQDEQRENGQLVMEVPRSIDDRAYICAKDQDSLDTLISLIESHLGKADTLCEMLLPYSEGGLLSFLNEAGKIKSTEYLPEGVKVSALLTRTEIDKYEEMIEMD
- the tnpA gene encoding IS200/IS605 family transposase — its product is MDMNSLSHTKWECKYHIVFAPKFRRKVAYGQIKQDIANILSTLCKRKGVEIIEAEVCPDHIHMLVRIPPSMSVSSFVGYLKGKSTLMIFERHANLKYKYGNRHFWCRGYYVDTVGKNAKKIEEYIKNQLKEDLEYDQMTLKEYIDPFTGEPVKQNK
- the thiT gene encoding energy-coupled thiamine transporter ThiT yields the protein MSLFLEKVVEDGDVYYNITSGGYALIVVLALLAFAMISFFKNSDGKGKMSVKQITVSALCLALAFVLSNIKLFKLPTGGSLTVFSMFFVTFIGYLYGPRVSLSAAFAYGLLQMIADPYIISIPQLLCDYILAFGSLGLSGFFHNTKYGMFKGYFAGICGRYFFSVLSGVIFFASYAPEGTSALGYSLTYNASYIGAEAILTIAVLCIPAVRIALNRIKVEALEKGVAKGESISVAR